In the Lebetimonas natsushimae genome, one interval contains:
- a CDS encoding arsenate reductase family protein, translated as MKIYGIKTCGSVKKALKFFNDRNIKYEFHDLKKEPVGCEKIEKWLKKVDINTLFNKRGTKYRQLKLKEYNLNEEAMLEWLCKENLLIKRPVIEQDSGDVIVGFDEEKYKEIFE; from the coding sequence ATGAAAATATATGGAATTAAAACATGCGGAAGTGTGAAAAAAGCTCTTAAATTTTTTAATGACAGGAATATTAAATATGAATTTCATGATTTAAAAAAAGAACCGGTAGGATGTGAGAAAATAGAAAAGTGGCTTAAAAAGGTTGATATAAATACTCTTTTTAATAAAAGGGGTACAAAATACAGACAGTTGAAATTAAAAGAATATAATCTTAACGAAGAGGCAATGTTAGAATGGTTGTGTAAAGAGAATCTACTTATTAAAAGGCCTGTGATTGAACAAGACAGTGGTGATGTTATTGTCGGATTTGATGAAGAAAAATATAAGGAAATATTTGAATGA
- a CDS encoding rhodanese-like domain-containing protein — translation MFNFLKKNKQVKVELKKDPFPDYNDVKTRTIIDIRDPEDVEFYGKLPNSVNIPFDEYFASKLLMLDKSKKYAIMDDRGILSNLNKAVEVAKNLGLDVVGLRGGFFYITEVLNVKPIKENE, via the coding sequence ATGTTTAATTTTTTAAAAAAAAACAAGCAGGTAAAAGTTGAATTAAAAAAAGACCCTTTTCCTGATTATAATGATGTAAAGACAAGAACAATTATAGATATAAGAGATCCTGAAGATGTGGAATTTTATGGAAAACTCCCAAATTCTGTAAATATTCCTTTCGATGAATATTTTGCAAGTAAACTATTAATGCTTGATAAAAGTAAAAAATATGCGATTATGGATGACAGAGGAATTTTGTCAAATTTAAATAAAGCTGTTGAGGTTGCCAAAAATTTAGGTCTCGATGTGGTGGGACTTAGAGGCGGATTTTTTTATATTACAGAAGTATTGAATGTTAAACCGATTAAGGAGAATGAATGA
- a CDS encoding motility associated factor glycosyltransferase family protein — protein sequence MSSIFEKNIKALFDKNPNLATELFGLRNTKFEIFQHGDDPANINLIDKEKKLPLYETKPLDEIESQKKLFDKKYIRYPVLFFFGIGNGILIKLLLNNPIRKKIIVIEPDTQILFIVLNLIDFAKEIEENKLILYKLSQFNYPEAIKIMSNSDIVLFVKTYELQINTKYYEKLYSEEIINVNRIFAQAIKQSIINFGNDTIDTLIGIEHSIRNFPEMLKNPPIQSIIGKKNSDIAIIVSTGPSLTKQLPLLKKIQDYVTIISVDASMPILEKWEIVPDFVTSLERVKDTAKFFKKTSKKFQEKFITIHASLQHEEVLKNSYGPRILSMRGFQYNRYFGLKKYGYLGIGMSAANMAYELAYLLGFKKIVLIGQDLAYSEDGTSHAKGHVYGEKEIKFKETDEYVTKYGGEGTIRTSQTWLMFKNFFEKDIYETSLEGIITINATEGGARIEGSIEMPFIEVINKYVTKTPKTKIKLRKPRKDGYIKNLQKAYKKILKMIKIGEKVKNETEKVFVEVSETFDELVNLNKNNQLEKIDFNKLKRLSKKIDKIKEKIESKTFMQCYGETIISYLVNKETDLAKIQVQNSQTDIEKKAKLIDWIMNHKEWLFNLAGSINAQIITIQRALPFIEKELQITQK from the coding sequence ATGTCTTCAATTTTTGAAAAAAACATAAAAGCTTTATTTGATAAAAATCCAAATCTTGCCACTGAACTTTTTGGCTTGCGTAATACCAAATTCGAAATTTTCCAACATGGCGACGACCCAGCCAATATAAATCTAATAGATAAAGAAAAAAAATTACCTCTTTATGAGACCAAACCATTAGATGAAATAGAATCTCAAAAAAAATTATTTGACAAAAAATATATAAGATATCCCGTTTTATTTTTCTTTGGAATTGGAAATGGAATTTTAATAAAACTTTTATTAAATAATCCAATAAGAAAAAAGATAATTGTTATAGAACCTGATACTCAAATTTTATTTATTGTTTTAAACTTAATAGATTTTGCAAAGGAAATTGAAGAAAATAAACTAATTCTTTATAAATTATCTCAATTTAACTATCCTGAAGCTATAAAAATTATGTCCAATTCTGATATAGTGCTATTTGTTAAAACATATGAGTTACAAATAAATACAAAATATTATGAAAAACTATATTCTGAAGAAATAATAAATGTTAATAGAATTTTTGCCCAAGCAATAAAACAATCAATTATAAATTTTGGGAATGATACAATTGATACTTTAATAGGAATAGAACACTCTATTAGAAATTTTCCAGAAATGCTTAAAAATCCACCAATTCAATCAATAATCGGCAAAAAAAACTCTGATATAGCAATTATAGTTTCTACCGGTCCATCTTTAACTAAACAATTACCATTATTAAAAAAAATACAAGATTATGTAACAATAATTAGTGTTGACGCTTCAATGCCAATACTTGAAAAATGGGAAATAGTGCCTGATTTTGTAACAAGTCTAGAAAGAGTAAAAGATACAGCAAAATTTTTTAAAAAAACTTCTAAAAAATTCCAAGAAAAATTTATCACTATACATGCTTCGCTTCAACATGAAGAAGTATTGAAAAATTCTTACGGACCAAGAATTTTATCAATGAGAGGTTTCCAATATAATAGATATTTCGGTCTAAAAAAATATGGCTATCTCGGGATTGGAATGAGTGCTGCAAATATGGCTTATGAACTTGCATATTTACTCGGATTTAAAAAAATAGTATTAATTGGGCAAGATTTGGCATATAGTGAAGATGGTACAAGTCATGCTAAAGGACATGTATATGGAGAAAAAGAAATAAAATTTAAAGAAACAGATGAATATGTTACAAAATATGGGGGAGAAGGTACTATAAGGACTTCTCAAACTTGGCTTATGTTTAAAAATTTTTTTGAAAAAGATATTTATGAAACATCTCTTGAAGGTATAATAACAATAAATGCCACAGAAGGTGGTGCCAGAATTGAAGGTAGTATTGAAATGCCGTTTATTGAAGTTATTAATAAATATGTAACAAAAACTCCAAAAACTAAAATTAAACTTAGAAAACCAAGAAAAGATGGATATATTAAAAATTTACAAAAAGCTTATAAAAAAATATTAAAAATGATAAAAATTGGAGAAAAAGTAAAAAATGAAACAGAAAAAGTTTTTGTTGAAGTATCTGAAACATTTGATGAATTAGTAAATTTAAATAAAAACAATCAACTTGAAAAAATAGATTTTAATAAATTAAAAAGATTATCAAAAAAAATAGATAAAATTAAAGAAAAAATAGAATCAAAAACTTTTATGCAGTGCTATGGAGAAACAATAATTTCATACTTAGTCAATAAAGAAACAGATTTAGCTAAAATACAAGTTCAAAATTCTCAAACAGATATTGAAAAAAAAGCAAAATTGATAGACTGGATAATGAATCACAAAGAATGGTTATTTAATTTAGCAGGCAGTATAAATGCACAAATTATTACAATTCAAAGAGCATTGCCTTTCATTGAAAAAGAACTACAAATAACTCAAAAATAA
- a CDS encoding flagellin A, with translation MGFRINTNIAALTAHTAAVANNRELSSSLEKLSTGLRINKAADDASGLQIADSLRDQADSLGQAIRNANDAIGVFQIADKAMDEQVKILDTIKVKATQAAQDGQTTDTRKALQEDIVRLMEELDNIAQTTSYNGKKLLSGSFTNQKFQIGAYSNETVQASIGATSSDKIGNTRFETTANLKVSTTDALTTVDLKFKSVDGKKDVQLEEVVISTSAGTGLGVLAEVINKNSDLTGVRASWQVQGTASKAVQSGTIHGLKINGVEIGDLTVQHADRDGTLVAAINAVKDQTGVEAFIDEEGKLNLRSLDGRAIQVSTSSASTVLGGGNFTKASGTDTIVGRLTFVRLDGRDIKISGTNASKIGVTSNMAQASINLRTIKGSFNADQASAIGANANTIIATENNSGIGAGVTTIKGAMAVMDIAQSAQRLLDKIRADIGSVQNQLVSTINNISVTQVNVKAAESQIRDVDFAAETANFQKHNILAQSGSYALSQANAIQQNVLKLLQ, from the coding sequence ATGGGGTTTAGGATAAATACTAATATAGCTGCCCTTACTGCACATACGGCAGCAGTTGCAAATAATAGGGAACTTAGCAGTTCATTAGAAAAATTAAGTACAGGTTTAAGAATCAATAAAGCAGCGGATGATGCTTCAGGACTTCAAATTGCAGATAGTTTAAGAGACCAGGCAGACAGTTTGGGCCAGGCAATCAGAAATGCAAACGATGCTATCGGTGTGTTTCAAATTGCGGATAAAGCAATGGATGAACAGGTTAAAATTCTTGATACGATTAAAGTAAAGGCTACTCAGGCTGCACAGGACGGACAGACAACAGATACAAGAAAAGCGCTTCAAGAAGATATAGTAAGACTTATGGAAGAGCTTGACAATATTGCTCAAACAACATCATATAACGGTAAAAAATTACTTAGCGGTAGTTTTACAAATCAAAAATTCCAAATAGGCGCATATTCTAATGAAACAGTACAAGCAAGTATCGGTGCTACTTCTTCAGATAAAATAGGAAATACAAGATTTGAAACAACAGCAAATTTAAAAGTTTCAACAACTGATGCATTAACAACAGTTGATTTAAAATTCAAATCAGTTGACGGAAAAAAAGATGTTCAATTAGAAGAAGTTGTAATATCAACAAGTGCGGGAACAGGATTAGGAGTATTAGCAGAAGTTATAAACAAAAACTCTGATTTAACAGGGGTTAGGGCTTCATGGCAGGTACAAGGTACGGCATCAAAAGCTGTGCAATCAGGGACAATTCACGGATTAAAAATCAATGGAGTGGAAATAGGGGATTTAACAGTACAACACGCAGACAGAGACGGTACATTAGTAGCGGCGATAAATGCAGTAAAAGACCAAACAGGTGTGGAAGCATTTATAGATGAGGAAGGAAAATTAAATTTAAGAAGTTTGGATGGAAGGGCTATTCAAGTATCAACAAGTTCAGCTTCAACAGTGCTTGGAGGAGGAAACTTTACAAAGGCTTCAGGAACAGACACAATAGTAGGAAGATTGACATTTGTCAGACTTGATGGAAGAGATATAAAAATTTCCGGAACAAATGCAAGTAAAATCGGTGTAACAAGCAATATGGCTCAGGCAAGTATTAATTTAAGAACAATTAAAGGGTCATTTAATGCAGATCAGGCGAGTGCAATCGGAGCAAATGCCAATACTATAATAGCAACAGAAAATAATAGTGGAATTGGAGCAGGTGTTACAACCATAAAAGGTGCAATGGCTGTTATGGATATTGCCCAAAGTGCTCAAAGACTACTTGATAAAATCAGAGCTGACATTGGTTCAGTACAGAATCAATTGGTAAGCACAATAAACAACATTTCAGTAACACAGGTAAATGTAAAAGCGGCTGAAAGTCAAATCAGAGATGTGGATTTTGCAGCTGAAACAGCTAATTTCCAAAAACATAATATTCTAGCACAATCAGGTAGTTATGCTTTATCTCAGGCTAATGCTATTCAACAAAACGTCCTAAAATTATTACAATAA